From a single Bacteroidota bacterium genomic region:
- a CDS encoding sigma-54 dependent transcriptional regulator — protein sequence MNIQDIKQRFEIIGNSQLLNYALQTAIKVAPTDITVLINGESGVGKEAFSKIIHSLSTRKHGPFIAVNCGAIPEGTIDSELFGHEKGSFTGALDTRKGYFETVSGGTIFLDEVGELPLETQSRLLRILESGEFLKVGSSKTQKTDVRVIAATNRDLLDYSAQGKFREDLYYRLSTVPIRVPSLRERKEDIHLLFRKFSADFAEKYKSKPVMLDAEAQNILANFRWPGNIRQLKNVAEQLSVLDEDKNVNAYELSQVLPAERAGLPALMSNVADANQMSERDIFYKVLFELRKDLSDLKGVVFEMMNGGGVNPSSVDFAMKTNDNINNVYNTGMYQNMNNSSGQNNQGNIHPQNFNNSNIIEIPVTHNPEPESLSIEQKEIELIKKALEKYRGRRKKAANELGISERTLYRKIKQYDLED from the coding sequence ATGAACATACAGGATATTAAACAACGATTTGAAATTATAGGCAATTCACAATTGCTCAATTATGCTTTGCAAACAGCCATAAAAGTAGCGCCAACGGATATAACTGTGCTTATAAATGGAGAGAGTGGAGTTGGTAAAGAAGCATTTTCTAAAATCATACATTCATTAAGTACTAGGAAACATGGCCCTTTTATAGCAGTTAACTGTGGCGCAATTCCTGAGGGAACCATAGATTCAGAATTGTTCGGGCATGAAAAAGGGTCATTTACAGGAGCCTTAGATACACGTAAAGGATATTTTGAAACGGTAAGCGGTGGAACTATTTTTTTGGATGAAGTAGGAGAGTTGCCATTAGAAACCCAATCGCGTTTATTACGTATTTTGGAGAGTGGAGAATTTTTAAAAGTAGGTTCGTCTAAAACGCAAAAAACAGATGTACGTGTAATAGCAGCAACCAACAGAGATTTACTTGACTATTCAGCACAAGGTAAGTTTAGAGAAGATTTATATTATCGTCTTTCCACTGTTCCTATCAGAGTGCCATCATTGCGTGAACGTAAAGAAGATATTCATTTACTTTTTAGAAAATTTAGTGCAGACTTTGCTGAAAAGTATAAATCGAAACCGGTTATGTTAGATGCTGAAGCACAAAATATTTTAGCCAATTTTAGATGGCCCGGTAATATTCGTCAACTTAAAAATGTAGCAGAACAACTTTCAGTACTTGATGAAGATAAAAACGTAAATGCTTACGAATTATCGCAAGTATTGCCAGCAGAACGTGCAGGTTTACCAGCTTTAATGAGCAATGTAGCTGATGCCAACCAAATGAGTGAGCGAGACATATTTTATAAAGTACTTTTTGAATTACGCAAAGATTTAAGCGATTTAAAAGGTGTTGTTTTTGAGATGATGAACGGAGGAGGTGTTAATCCCTCATCAGTTGATTTTGCGATGAAAACAAACGATAATATAAACAACGTTTATAATACCGGCATGTATCAAAATATGAATAATTCATCTGGACAAAATAATCAAGGTAATATACATCCTCAAAATTTTAACAATTCAAATATTATTGAAATTCCAGTTACCCATAATCCGGAGCCTGAAAGTTTATCAATAGAACAAAAAGAAATTGAACTGATAAAAAAAGCATTAGAAAAGTATAGAGGACGCAGAAAGAAAGCGGCCAATGAATTGGGTATTTCAGAAAGAACCTTATACAGAAAAATTAAACAATACGATTTAGAAGATTAG
- a CDS encoding Nif3-like dinuclear metal center hexameric protein gives MIINDIIQLFEAYAPIQLQESYDNSGLITGDKKAAITGTLITLDCTESIVDEAIANNCNLIVAHHPIIFSGLKKITGKNYVERVIIKAIKNDIAIYSVHTNLDNVSDGVNGKIAERLGLQNIRVLQNKAGILKKLVTFIPSSHAEQVQQALFKAGAGHIGNYSDCGFSNNGTGSFKGNELSSPFAGKPNELHIEEEVRFETIVPIYLQNEIIAALLKAHPYEEVAYDIIPIENTFNGIGSGLIGELAEEMNSTDFLKMLKEKMELTVIKFTPFDKPIKKIALCGGAGQFLLKQAIQQGADAFISADFKYHEFFDAEQNLMIADIGHYESEKFTKELMFDLIMKKNPTFALLLSKINTNPVNYYY, from the coding sequence ATGATAATTAACGATATTATTCAATTATTTGAAGCTTATGCACCTATTCAATTACAAGAAAGCTATGATAATAGTGGATTAATTACGGGCGATAAAAAGGCTGCAATTACCGGTACTTTAATCACTTTGGATTGTACAGAATCTATTGTAGATGAGGCTATCGCTAATAATTGTAATTTAATTGTAGCTCACCACCCCATTATTTTTAGTGGATTGAAAAAAATTACAGGCAAAAACTATGTGGAAAGGGTGATTATTAAGGCTATCAAAAATGATATTGCCATTTATTCGGTACACACTAATTTAGACAATGTGAGTGATGGCGTAAATGGAAAAATTGCAGAACGGCTTGGATTGCAAAATATTCGTGTTTTACAAAACAAGGCTGGTATTCTTAAAAAACTGGTAACCTTTATTCCTTCCAGCCATGCGGAACAAGTACAACAAGCTTTGTTTAAAGCCGGGGCGGGTCATATTGGTAATTACAGTGATTGTGGGTTTAGTAACAATGGTACTGGTAGCTTTAAAGGTAATGAGTTAAGCTCTCCTTTTGCTGGCAAACCAAATGAATTACATATAGAAGAGGAAGTAAGATTTGAAACCATTGTACCTATATACCTTCAAAATGAAATTATTGCTGCTTTGCTTAAAGCCCATCCCTACGAAGAAGTAGCCTATGATATTATACCTATTGAAAACACTTTTAATGGTATTGGTAGCGGCCTTATTGGGGAACTGGCTGAAGAAATGAACTCAACTGATTTTTTGAAAATGTTAAAAGAGAAAATGGAACTAACGGTAATTAAATTTACTCCATTTGACAAACCTATTAAGAAAATAGCTCTTTGTGGGGGTGCCGGGCAGTTTTTGTTGAAACAAGCTATTCAACAAGGGGCGGATGCTTTTATAAGTGCTGATTTTAAGTACCACGAGTTTTTTGACGCTGAGCAAAACCTTATGATTGCTGATATTGGGCACTACGAAAGTGAAAAATTCACAAAAGAGCTTATGTTTGATTTAATTATGAAAAAAAATCCTACATTTGCCCTCCTTTTAAGTAAAATAAACACTAACCCAGTAAATTACTATTATTAA
- a CDS encoding 2-oxoglutarate and iron-dependent oxygenase domain-containing protein codes for MEAGIPSIDLNDFLSGDAQRKEKFVQELGRAYEEIGFVALKGHLLEETTSNTLYEQVQNFFALPLEIKVSFEDPAIAGQRGYVGFGKEHAKGRSEGDLKEFWHFGQEVEGNDPIRSEYPDNIFVPQLPVFNEYGIKAYKQLEETGKHMLRAIALYLGLDELYFDAKIKNGNSILRPIHYPPITNEPKSAVRAAEHEDINLITLLMGASAEGLEVLNKQGEWIAITALPEQLVVNVGDMLQRLTNNKLKSTTHRVVNPPRDKWGASRYSIPFFLHPRSETRLDCLESCVTSTYQLHYEPISAGEYLNERLQEIGLKK; via the coding sequence ATGGAAGCAGGAATACCATCAATTGATTTAAATGATTTTTTAAGCGGAGATGCTCAACGCAAAGAAAAATTTGTGCAGGAATTAGGAAGAGCTTATGAAGAAATAGGCTTTGTGGCGCTTAAAGGACATCTTTTAGAAGAAACCACATCCAATACATTATATGAACAAGTACAAAATTTTTTCGCTTTGCCACTTGAAATTAAAGTTTCATTCGAAGACCCTGCTATTGCCGGACAACGTGGTTATGTGGGCTTTGGGAAAGAACATGCCAAAGGACGTAGTGAAGGTGATTTAAAAGAATTTTGGCATTTTGGCCAGGAGGTAGAAGGCAACGATCCCATTAGAAGCGAATATCCCGATAATATATTTGTACCACAATTACCCGTTTTTAACGAGTATGGAATCAAAGCATACAAACAATTAGAAGAAACAGGTAAACATATGCTTCGTGCTATTGCTTTATATTTAGGCTTAGATGAGCTTTATTTTGATGCTAAAATCAAAAATGGTAATTCAATCCTTCGCCCAATTCATTACCCGCCAATTACCAATGAACCCAAAAGTGCGGTAAGAGCAGCCGAACACGAAGATATAAACCTGATTACATTGCTAATGGGTGCAAGTGCAGAAGGCTTGGAAGTGCTTAACAAACAAGGTGAGTGGATTGCCATTACTGCATTACCGGAGCAATTGGTAGTGAATGTTGGCGATATGTTACAACGTTTAACCAATAATAAATTAAAATCAACTACCCACAGAGTGGTAAACCCACCACGCGATAAATGGGGTGCAAGCCGTTATAGCATACCGTTTTTCTTACATCCGCGTAGCGAAACACGTTTAGATTGTTTAGAAAGTTGTGTTACCTCTACTTACCAATTACATTATGAACCCATTTCGGCAGGCGAGTATTTAAATGAACGCTTACAAGAAATAGGATTGAAGAAATAA
- the dnaN gene encoding DNA polymerase III subunit beta — translation MKFIVNSSTLLKHLSMIDGVIVAKPIIPILNNFLFDIKDGNLTISSTDLETTMTTSIKVDANEEISVAVPSKTTIELLKQLPDQPLAFSINIEKGSMEIKYATGKFKLTVQKGDEFPKNPEVDSEKTFNIPSRVLQKAITKTVFATSNDELRLNLTGVYVQLFDKSITFVATDANRLVRYTRTDVKPGVEESFIMPKKALNLLKNSLPGDLSEVKVNFNKSNAFFSFGDFSLICRLIDEKYPDYKAVIPVENPNRLTIDKGEFQSAVKRISITANKTTYQIRLKFAGSELTISSEDIDYENEGQEKLPANYEGEDLEIGFNSKYLSEIIGSMDSSNMYLEMSQPNRAGVIIPTETEDGEDLLMLVMPMMLNNY, via the coding sequence ATGAAATTTATAGTAAATAGTAGCACGCTTTTAAAGCACTTATCAATGATTGATGGGGTAATAGTTGCCAAACCAATTATTCCGATATTGAATAATTTTTTATTTGATATTAAAGATGGTAACCTGACCATTTCATCAACTGATTTGGAAACGACCATGACCACTAGCATAAAAGTAGATGCTAATGAAGAAATATCAGTGGCAGTTCCTTCCAAAACTACTATTGAGTTATTAAAACAATTACCTGATCAACCTTTGGCTTTTTCAATCAATATTGAAAAAGGTTCAATGGAAATAAAATATGCAACAGGTAAATTTAAGTTAACCGTTCAAAAAGGTGATGAGTTTCCTAAAAACCCAGAGGTTGATAGTGAGAAAACATTTAATATACCTAGTCGTGTTTTACAGAAAGCCATTACAAAAACTGTTTTTGCTACCAGTAACGATGAGTTAAGATTGAACTTAACAGGTGTTTATGTGCAGCTGTTCGATAAAAGTATCACTTTTGTAGCTACTGATGCAAACAGGTTAGTACGTTACACACGTACCGATGTGAAGCCGGGTGTTGAAGAAAGTTTCATTATGCCTAAAAAAGCATTGAACCTATTGAAAAACTCGTTACCGGGTGATTTGAGCGAAGTAAAAGTTAACTTTAATAAATCAAATGCTTTTTTCTCTTTTGGCGATTTTAGCTTAATCTGTCGTTTAATAGACGAAAAATACCCTGATTACAAAGCAGTAATTCCTGTTGAAAATCCTAATAGATTAACGATTGATAAAGGAGAGTTCCAATCAGCCGTAAAACGTATTTCTATTACAGCTAATAAAACTACTTACCAAATCAGATTGAAATTTGCAGGTAGTGAATTAACCATTAGTTCAGAAGATATAGACTACGAAAACGAAGGACAAGAAAAATTGCCTGCTAATTACGAAGGAGAAGATTTAGAAATAGGTTTTAACTCAAAATATTTAAGCGAAATAATCGGTTCTATGGATTCAAGTAATATGTATTTAGAAATGAGTCAACCTAACCGTGCCGGAGTTATTATTCCAACCGAAACAGAAGACGGTGAAGACTTATTAATGCTTGTAATGCCAATGATGTTGAATAATTATTAA
- a CDS encoding C4-type zinc ribbon domain-containing protein: MATEISIEQKLKALYKLQIIDSQISKLQAVRGELPIEVADLEDEIVGMETRLSNLQNDVKSIEESVSQNKTRIVDAKALAKKYEKQLEGVKNNREYEALNKEIEIQGLEQQAADKRIKNANFELDQKKVAIDTLDTELKGRKLDLKTKKSELDSIIADTEKEETELNKERDKALKVADDRLVTSYDRIRKSVKNGIGVAVIMRESCGGCFAGIPPQRQADIKLRKKIIVCENCGRVLVDPELAEEVSN, translated from the coding sequence ATGGCTACAGAAATAAGCATAGAGCAAAAATTAAAAGCACTGTATAAGTTACAAATTATTGATTCACAAATCAGTAAATTACAAGCTGTACGTGGCGAGTTACCTATTGAGGTGGCTGATTTAGAGGATGAAATTGTTGGTATGGAAACACGTTTAAGTAACCTGCAAAACGATGTAAAAAGTATTGAGGAAAGCGTTAGCCAAAATAAAACCCGTATTGTTGATGCCAAAGCATTGGCTAAAAAATACGAAAAACAATTAGAAGGTGTTAAAAACAACCGTGAATACGAAGCTTTAAACAAAGAAATTGAAATTCAAGGTTTAGAACAACAAGCTGCTGACAAACGCATTAAAAATGCTAACTTCGAGTTAGATCAAAAGAAAGTAGCTATTGATACTTTAGATACAGAATTAAAAGGTCGTAAACTTGATTTAAAAACAAAGAAAAGCGAACTTGATAGCATTATTGCTGATACTGAAAAGGAAGAAACTGAATTAAACAAAGAACGCGATAAAGCATTAAAAGTTGCTGACGACCGTTTGGTTACTTCGTACGACAGAATTAGAAAAAGTGTTAAAAACGGAATTGGTGTTGCTGTAATTATGCGTGAAAGTTGTGGAGGCTGCTTTGCAGGAATCCCCCCTCAACGCCAAGCTGACATTAAATTACGTAAGAAAATAATTGTGTGCGAAAACTGCGGACGTGTATTGGTTGACCCTGAGTTAGCTGAAGAGGTTTCAAACTAA
- a CDS encoding zinc-dependent peptidase: protein MNFFEENNKHTSAGILLEKFNLYYRNLNPEAKKKFVSRVFKIDREIKVLGRGIEVTDDMRYILLSYIAQLTFGLKGFFLTGYEYIYVYPEAFTLRDSNNINEGVTYTNKIIAVSWKKFSEGHLLANDGENIFFYQLGMALVQTVNNGVYFDQHFGSYIDTWYEIYLTESKLNPNTNKYVGTSQEFDYIFSRLLEAFFEKPLELKQAFPNSFAHLCLLLNQNPLNAHNDYLFENSFFKDDNLTTPLPKQVKKIYKYNRTHWSYKLPIFTFAMGFFFYLHLLEKVVINISEAVIIVFVLSVATIGLTYRFIKPKMIYHNIFEYWLICLFGFVPIGFFSLIVLSLYINFNPQTTYHAIDQIEINETYNRKRGTTIKSFTFYFKDKFLNDYPYARTIDIRDNNGYQNIISPSTMKLTISKGIAGFDIIQNKEVIIDEHTGY from the coding sequence ATGAATTTTTTCGAAGAAAATAATAAACACACAAGTGCTGGTATTTTGCTTGAAAAATTCAATTTGTATTACCGCAATTTAAACCCTGAAGCAAAAAAGAAATTTGTAAGCAGGGTTTTTAAAATTGACAGAGAAATAAAAGTTTTAGGAAGAGGGATAGAGGTAACAGATGATATGCGTTATATACTATTATCATACATAGCCCAGCTCACATTTGGTTTAAAAGGTTTTTTTTTAACAGGATACGAATATATTTATGTTTATCCCGAAGCATTTACCTTACGCGACAGCAATAACATAAACGAAGGAGTTACTTATACCAATAAAATAATTGCTGTTTCATGGAAGAAGTTCTCAGAGGGACATTTATTAGCCAATGATGGGGAGAATATTTTCTTTTACCAGTTAGGAATGGCATTGGTGCAAACAGTAAATAATGGCGTTTATTTCGACCAGCATTTTGGAAGTTATATTGATACCTGGTACGAAATTTATTTAACAGAAAGTAAGTTAAATCCCAACACCAATAAATACGTGGGAACAAGTCAGGAGTTTGATTATATATTTTCAAGATTGTTAGAAGCATTTTTTGAAAAACCACTCGAATTAAAACAAGCTTTTCCTAACTCATTTGCACACTTATGTTTATTGTTAAATCAAAATCCGTTAAATGCACACAATGATTATTTGTTTGAAAATAGCTTTTTTAAAGATGATAATTTAACTACCCCATTACCAAAACAAGTAAAAAAAATATATAAATATAACAGGACCCATTGGTCCTATAAATTACCCATTTTTACCTTTGCAATGGGGTTCTTTTTTTATTTACATTTATTAGAAAAAGTAGTAATTAATATTTCAGAAGCAGTCATTATTGTTTTTGTTTTAAGCGTTGCTACGATAGGTTTGACCTATAGGTTTATCAAACCTAAAATGATTTATCATAACATATTTGAATATTGGTTAATCTGTTTATTTGGTTTTGTACCCATAGGGTTTTTCTCCCTTATTGTATTGAGTTTATATATCAACTTTAACCCTCAAACTACCTACCATGCTATCGACCAAATTGAAATAAATGAAACCTATAATAGAAAAAGAGGAACTACTATTAAATCATTTACGTTTTATTTTAAAGATAAATTTTTAAACGATTACCCATACGCCAGAACAATAGATATTAGAGACAATAACGGTTATCAAAACATAATATCTCCTTCAACAATGAAACTTACCATTAGCAAAGGGATTGCAGGTTTTGACATTATACAAAATAAAGAAGTAATTATAGATGAACATACAGGATATTAA
- the miaB gene encoding tRNA (N6-isopentenyl adenosine(37)-C2)-methylthiotransferase MiaB, whose amino-acid sequence MRGVTADIAPESATRNLYIETYGCAMNLADSEVVASIMADKGFKTTHDIQKADVVFVNTCSIRDNAEAHVWGRLREIKHQKKTNPGMIVGVLGCMAERLKNDLLEKEQIIDIVVGPDAYRDIPRLIEQVEDGQKAMNVLLSREETYAEIVPVRLSSNGVSAYISIMRGCDNMCSFCVVPFTRGRERSREPESIIAEAKELYAQGYKEVTLLGQNVDSYKIKDEEGNLTFTFAQLLEQVALIGKDLRVRFTSSHPKDITDEVLYTIKKYDNICNYIHYPMQSGNTRVLKLMNRTYDREWFKIRLEKIREVLPDCGVSTDVIAGFCTETEEEHQDTLSLFEYGQFDFAFMYQYSERSGTLAARRYADDIPADVKARRLSEIIALQHKVSIEKNTREIGTIHTVLIEGESKKSENDFKGRNDQNKVVIFPREHYQKGQYVKVLIERVTITSLIGKIVEEVKFN is encoded by the coding sequence ATGAGAGGCGTAACAGCAGATATAGCACCAGAAAGTGCAACTCGAAATTTATATATAGAAACATATGGTTGTGCAATGAACTTAGCCGATAGCGAGGTAGTTGCGTCTATTATGGCCGATAAAGGATTTAAAACTACGCACGATATTCAAAAAGCTGATGTAGTATTTGTAAACACCTGTTCCATCCGAGATAATGCAGAAGCACACGTTTGGGGTCGTTTACGCGAAATAAAACACCAAAAGAAAACAAACCCGGGAATGATTGTAGGTGTTTTAGGCTGTATGGCCGAACGCTTAAAAAACGATTTATTAGAAAAAGAGCAAATAATAGACATTGTTGTGGGGCCCGATGCCTACCGCGATATTCCACGATTAATAGAACAAGTAGAAGATGGGCAAAAAGCAATGAATGTGCTTTTAAGCCGTGAAGAAACCTATGCAGAAATAGTTCCGGTACGTTTAAGCAGTAATGGCGTTTCCGCTTACATAAGCATAATGAGGGGTTGCGATAATATGTGCTCATTCTGTGTGGTTCCTTTTACAAGAGGCAGAGAAAGAAGTAGAGAGCCAGAATCAATTATAGCAGAAGCCAAAGAACTATATGCGCAAGGCTATAAAGAAGTAACACTATTAGGACAAAATGTTGATTCCTATAAAATAAAAGACGAAGAAGGAAATCTTACTTTCACCTTTGCACAATTATTAGAGCAAGTTGCCTTAATCGGTAAAGATTTACGTGTTCGTTTTACCTCATCACATCCTAAAGATATTACGGACGAAGTATTATACACCATTAAAAAGTACGACAATATTTGTAACTATATTCATTATCCTATGCAGTCAGGTAATACACGCGTATTAAAACTGATGAATAGAACGTACGACAGAGAATGGTTTAAAATACGTTTAGAAAAAATAAGAGAAGTATTACCCGACTGTGGTGTTTCTACAGATGTAATTGCAGGTTTTTGTACAGAAACAGAAGAGGAGCATCAAGATACTTTGAGTTTATTTGAATATGGACAATTTGATTTTGCTTTTATGTATCAATACAGCGAACGTTCAGGTACTTTAGCCGCACGCAGATATGCTGACGATATTCCTGCAGATGTAAAAGCCAGACGTTTGAGTGAAATTATAGCCTTGCAACATAAAGTAAGTATAGAAAAAAATACCAGAGAAATAGGAACCATTCATACCGTATTAATTGAAGGAGAATCAAAAAAATCGGAAAACGATTTTAAAGGACGCAATGACCAGAACAAAGTAGTTATTTTTCCAAGAGAGCATTACCAAAAAGGCCAATATGTAAAAGTACTGATTGAGCGTGTTACCATTACCAGTTTAATTGGGAAAATAGTAGAAGAAGTAAAATTTAACTAA
- a CDS encoding DUF4271 domain-containing protein, which produces MNLIKGIYTILLLYITCNMQAQQLPVAPKIDSVSNVQVTDSLINNKFSLLDSLANNAICNSIFNPTVKLKSAIPIQVVMELNNTRDLPFLKQIKPAIVINNEWKIWYLLLLLLYLALVRLSNPRNFEQAIVSVFDLSFLSSINQWKDGKFTWTSFHLFLIYILSFSYILAQFFAYNQLLNQFNYLVLSLIIAGVILLVYIIKFIVHFIVGYLLDDTNSSLKMIINTVQIANFSSLILLLFAIFYTFINNSDFVQAIFFTIVGIFFTGILYRLIRYFINQVTKSTLPFFYIFIYLCALEISPWLIFIKILNNYLS; this is translated from the coding sequence ATGAATTTAATCAAAGGAATATATACTATCCTGCTTTTATACATTACTTGTAATATGCAGGCACAGCAATTACCTGTTGCGCCTAAAATAGATTCAGTAAGTAATGTACAAGTAACAGATAGCTTAATTAACAATAAGTTTTCGTTGCTTGATTCATTAGCAAATAATGCTATTTGTAATAGTATTTTTAATCCAACTGTAAAGCTAAAGAGTGCTATTCCTATACAAGTGGTTATGGAGTTAAACAACACTCGTGATCTGCCTTTTCTGAAACAAATTAAACCGGCAATAGTCATTAACAATGAATGGAAAATTTGGTATTTATTATTGCTATTGCTCTATTTAGCATTAGTGCGTTTAAGTAATCCCCGTAATTTTGAACAAGCTATAGTTTCCGTATTTGATTTATCATTTCTGAGCAGTATTAACCAATGGAAAGATGGTAAATTTACCTGGACATCATTCCACCTATTTCTTATTTACATATTAAGTTTTTCTTATATTTTAGCTCAGTTTTTTGCCTATAATCAGCTGCTCAATCAATTTAATTATTTAGTACTGTCACTAATTATAGCAGGAGTTATATTATTGGTTTATATCATTAAGTTTATTGTTCATTTTATCGTAGGCTATTTACTTGATGATACAAACTCATCATTGAAAATGATTATTAATACCGTTCAGATAGCCAACTTCTCCAGTTTAATTTTATTGCTGTTTGCTATTTTTTACACTTTTATAAACAATTCCGATTTTGTGCAGGCAATATTTTTTACTATAGTTGGTATTTTTTTTACAGGAATTCTCTACAGGTTAATACGTTACTTTATTAATCAAGTTACGAAAAGCACATTGCCATTTTTTTACATATTTATATATCTTTGCGCCTTAGAAATTAGTCCTTGGCTCATTTTTATAAAAATTTTAAATAACTATTTAAGTTGA
- a CDS encoding uroporphyrinogen-III synthase — protein sequence MKNTKVKSLLVCQPKPETEKSPYFDLAKKYSLKVDFRPFIEVHPLSSKEFRAQKVNILEYTAIILNSRNSVDHFFRMCAELKLEMPIDMKYFCVNESIANYLSKYIQVRKRKVFVGKGTEVELFPLFKNHPKEKYLFACSDWRKQDIEKFMKKSKYTFKEAYFYRIASANLQDLSDVNYDIIAFFSPADIRSLYENFSDFKQNKTVIAAWGATTIKAIKDEKLTANIQAPTPETPSMVAAIDKFIIEINKEK from the coding sequence TTGAAAAATACCAAAGTTAAAAGTTTATTGGTTTGTCAGCCCAAGCCCGAAACCGAAAAATCACCTTATTTTGATTTAGCTAAAAAATATAGCTTGAAAGTTGATTTCAGGCCATTTATTGAGGTTCATCCATTAAGCTCAAAAGAGTTTAGAGCTCAAAAAGTTAATATACTTGAATATACGGCCATTATATTGAACTCACGTAATTCTGTTGATCATTTCTTTAGAATGTGTGCAGAGTTAAAATTAGAAATGCCTATTGATATGAAGTATTTTTGTGTAAACGAAAGTATCGCTAACTATTTATCGAAATATATTCAGGTTCGTAAACGAAAAGTGTTTGTTGGAAAAGGCACCGAGGTAGAGTTATTCCCGTTATTTAAAAACCATCCCAAAGAAAAGTATTTATTTGCTTGCAGCGATTGGAGAAAGCAGGATATAGAGAAGTTTATGAAAAAAAGTAAATATACTTTTAAAGAAGCTTATTTCTATCGCATTGCCTCTGCTAATTTACAAGACCTGAGCGATGTTAATTATGACATCATCGCATTCTTTAGTCCTGCAGATATACGCTCACTGTATGAAAATTTCTCTGATTTTAAACAAAACAAAACAGTAATTGCCGCTTGGGGAGCAACAACTATTAAAGCAATTAAGGACGAAAAACTAACAGCTAATATTCAAGCTCCAACACCAGAAACTCCTTCTATGGTTGCAGCTATTGATAAATTTATAATAGAAATAAATAAGGAAAAATAA